Part of the Puntigrus tetrazona isolate hp1 chromosome 10, ASM1883169v1, whole genome shotgun sequence genome is shown below.
AACTCACCACAGTGCTCCTCATCATAGCAGAAGTCTAAgagaaaacagtttaaaaatgatatatatttgtCAAAGGGCATCAAATCGCTAATTTCAGGCactgaattaaagtgaaaaagaagAGCTCTGGAAACTCTTTGGAGGAGTTTTGCCCAgtgaatttatgaatgaatcatCCGTCactcaccatcatcatcatcactgcgTGCCAATGAAACCACGGACATCAACATCAGCATCAGAAGCAACATCACGCTCTCGGACTGTTCCCGCTGGTCCCGCGccacaaaaaaacactcaatGCAAAGCAAACGGGGGTTTAAGTAGTGATCTTCTTGAATGGAGGTAGGATGTCAGGATTTTTTCTCGGACTGTGCTCATTTGAGCGTGTCGCTGCCGCTGCGCTCGTCCACAGGCTCACACAAATAACTTTTGTTGAACGAGGAACCATAGAACGAACACTGAATATACGCAGCGAACAAAGCAGGGAgaagttttatttatacattaaaagcAGGGACGTTTTATGttacgtataaaaaaaaatttaatgcttaaccaatataattaaatgtggAAATTAATCAACGATAATATCAAGATAAATGATCAAGAATATTTCAACAACAATactaattactattaatatataataataacattaattaaaataacactattatgattaataataataaatattagttcACAGAGGCTCTAAAAATGTAGGCagatttacacttttatttttttaaatgaaaagaaatgaatactttattCATCAgtgatgtattaaattgattaaaagtgacagtaaaaggttacaaacaaatgcttttcttttttatagttTCAATTTATCAAAGCCTGAAAAAGTATAATAGTTTGCAAATATTACGGAAGACTGATCATAATAAACTTCTGAGCATCAAATCAGatcatattagaattatttctgaaagatcatgggATACTGAAGACTAGAATAGTGATGCTGAGAATTCAAGTTTGCATtacaggaattaaaaaaaagaagaaaaaaaaagttattttaaattatgtatataaaatttatttacttgGTGAACAGAacaggcttctttcaaaaactttttttttttttttttttaattttggggaaTAAcgcatgaattttttttttttaatgccacataatatatattttctttttaaattcagttgGTTTTGCCTGCTTCTGTGGTGCTCATTTTAAAccttggataaaagcatctgttaaatGGCTGCAAAaacatctatatataatatgcaagtTCTTCTGAGACAATGCATCTCGTCACAATTGTGAAACAGTAAGTCCTTTATTTGGGAATCTTACAACTATGTCACCGATGTCTAATCTTTTAAGGAGCGAGAATTCCCAGGAGGCTTGAAGAACGGCGTTTTACATCAGAACCGAGTGCCTCCTTACACCGGGGATCCCCCTTTGGCTCACATGACATTTAAGAGCGACGGATTTCCACGACGGACCGGGAAATCTCTGAGAAggcattaaaaacattcaaaggaGTCGTTCTGGACCGCGCTCAAAAGAATCAAATAACACACGTTATGAGATCTCAAACCCACCACCGTCACCTGAAaggaaagaaacacaaacacggCGGTCCTTCATGGTACAATTTATTTGGCATTTGATTAGATGTACATCTActtcagagaagaaaaaaaacgaaacaaaagccctctgacaaaaaagaaaaaaaaaaaaaaaaaagcagtacatGACATAAACAAAATCATTCAAGAATAAATCGACAAAATCACCAACTGTTGCAttctacataaaacatttcatgatGCTTTTTTCCTCGTCGCACCACGAAGTCTATCTAGAAGAAATCATctacttttttgtattaaaaaaaaaaaaaagtttgcaaatgGGAGTCAGGGAAGAGAGTGTATCGAACCTCGATTTGGAGACGAGCGTCTGTAAGCATAGCAGAAATGAAGAGTACAACAGCAGAAGAGACGTCCTCTCTGCATGCGCAAAAGAGTAAAACATGCAACCGGAGGTCTGCTAAACATTCATGCCCACTTTTACGTTACACacgtttaacacacacacacacacgcgagAAACAAAAGCTGATCTTCACAGGATTGTCTGTGCTGATGAAACCctggaaataaatgcaaaacaaagactATACAGTGACATAACATTGACCCGGATGAGAAAAATGTCTTTATcctctatttttgtttttgtcgcTGGTGATGGATCTTTAGAAACAGGGGTCTGCTGGCCGGCTTCACGTTAACTTTCTTTGTATTTCAGCCCAACACAGTAGGGCTGCGTGCTTTACTTGTGCAAAAACGTCTTTATCTTTGTACAAAACGCCTGATTGTCATTTAGTTCGGGCTTTTTGTTGCTTTTCCAGTCAGAAATAAATCGTATTCCCTTGTATAAAAAGCAGTGTTTGTATCGGAGAGCAACAACGCAGACCAAATCTAAATCTTTCCTTCAAGTTCGTAACTTGCGAGTACATAAATCATTAAACGGAAAAACTTTGTCCAAATGGCAAATAAGTAGTCCAAGTTGTTAAATGATGCAACAGAACAAAGTACATGTACATTAATGCGCTCATGCGTGCAAATATACGCTCACATTTACTTAGTGTCAAGTAACGAACGGTTGTTACTGTTGATTTACATCAAAATAATATTGAGAGCACGTGATTTACAGGTGCTAAAAATGATAAAcagtctctctcgctctctctcacacacacacacacacacaacacacacacagaccttgAACGCAAACCTCATTTCAACGTAGGCAAGTCTAAACACGGAAATCCTAACTCAGGATTTCAACAAGAAGAAATATCTATTTCAAACACCATGATTTGTTTCAGCACAAGGTTTGAGATCAGTTTGAGAGGCGAAAATGAGTGACGATATTTATTACGTGGGGAAATGTTgagctttgtttttttggaaaagttactttttaatcaaattgtgTATTAGTGACTTACTGGATGAATATATGAAGAAGTCACCAGATCATATTTCcccatttaaaaagacaaaaaaaaaaaaattattatattttgcatgtttaatgtTCCTTCCTGCCCTGCATGTCTCATTATTAcaatggaaataataataataataattattattattatattattataatattattattattatatatatatatatatatatatatatatatatatatatatatatatatatatatatatatatatatatatatatatatatatatatatatatatatatatatgagagagaaaaaaaaaactaaaacctttTTTCGATTATGGCCATGGACTGTGGACCACTGAATATTTCTGAAGTACTTTTGGTGCATTTAGTGAAAGTAATGATGCCAAAGGTAAAAGGTTCAACAAGCTTCTTTGCAAAATAtagtcttatttttttctttcggtAAAAACAGCCAATTTCTTTACTGCTTTCATGAGACTCATCCTTTTATACTTCAATGTGACCTTGATCACACTAAAATCCATTTTTCTATGAAGTTCACCTCCCAAAAGAATCTCAAACGCTCCTGACAttctttttccaaaaacaagGTGATGGCCTTGCACCACCATGCCACAGCAGGACGCTTAAAAATGGCTGAAACTCGTACCTCCATCTAAAAagaatcaaatgttttttttgtttgtttttgttttttttttacttcattttttgaGTTTGTGCTACTGATCCGACAgacaagaaaatgtaaaaaccagaCATCACAGAACTCCAGATAATAACCGCTCGTGTCCAAACGGATCCTTCCCGTAGAGATGACCACCCAAGGGTCAGTTTGGACAGAGCAGTAACGAGTCAAGGAAAAATTGCTTCTTTGTGCCAGGAAAGAGTCAGTGTGCGGGACACGATTCCAGTGAGAGAACGTCAGGTCGTCTGGATAACACCGCTGAGGCCTAAAACGTCCGTTCGTCGACCGCTTCGTTCGTTCCGAGTGTGGTGATCGCCACATGCCAGTGTAAACCTCAGAGAGAGGCGCTCTATCGGCCCTCCAAGATGGCCGACGGAGGTATTTACATGTGCAGCTCAATCTGAAAAAACGCTGAATAAAAACCCCAAACAGGCGTCTTTTCGTTCGTGTCTGAAGCCTTTGCTCTGAAAAGGAAGTCTTCCTTGAGTCTTGCATCCTCCGTCATGCATCGAAGCGCAGTCTGGACACGTCCCCTACACCACGGTGCTGAGCGAGGGCCCGCTGCAGTCCGCCGTGGAGCTCTGCGTGATGCTGCTCTCTGATTCGCTGGGGGTGTCCGGGGACACGAGCAGGGTGCTGCTGTCGATGGAGTCCTCGCGCTCCTCCAGGGGCGGCGGCGGCGCCGGGGCGGGCAGCGGCGGCTCGGGGAAGTCCCTCTGGAGAGAGTCGGCCGGGCCACTCATGTGACCAGACGCCAGTGGAACCCCGGTCCGTCCTGAGCGGAGAACAGGAAGTGAGCGAAGGGTCAAACTAAACGGCTGTGCAGTGTTAAACTTTCACTGAATGACATAAAACTAAACACAAGCATTAGATGAAAACCAAGCATGCaaggaaatgtaaaattacaaaaacaccaaaagttatatatatatatattaatctttGTGAACACATACTGAGGTCCATGTAGAGGATGCTGTCTGGGTTGATGGAGGCCTCATATGAAGGAGGAGGGTCATCGGGGTGGTGGATATCTGGGTATTTGTAAGCAGCATAAGGGGGCGGAGGCTCCTGGAAGTGGAACGCGCCACCTTCACCATCATCAGAGAGGTGCAGAGGCGTCAGGCCCGTCCCGAACGCATCCGGCCCGTAGTCAAAGCCAGGCACCCGCCGACCCAGATTAAAATGATGcactgtgaaagagagagagaggattcaCAAACAGCACTTTAACACGTGCACGTAATCAGACGATCACACGGGGCCGTACGATTTCCTCCGATGAGGGTCTCGATGCGTTCCCGCCGGCGCTGTCTCAGTCTGTGCACCATGAAGAGCAGCAGAGAGAGGATGAGGAAGGAAGAGATGCAGCTGACGATGAGCCGCATGCCGCTGGCCATAGAGTCAAACAGACTGCTGCCGTCTGAAACAAACAACACTAGTGAGACTCACCACAATTTGTTGTGCATTTACACATACTGCTGACgtgctaaaactgaaataatatattaaaacacatagaaatgcattaaaaataaagacgaAAATGGTCAATTTGAAGCATCATTacagaaatgattaaatacattacagaaatgtaaactaaaagcagaagttttgaataaaaaaaaaaaaaattaaataagcaatgtTGAATGAACGTAAAAcagtaaatagaaataaaaaagttggggtttttttctaaaGGAGTTACATTGTACTTTCAGCACATTCTGCCGTCCAAAtaatcaaagaaacaaaaacactgtgctaaaatgtcacaaaaaaaaaaagatagtttGCCACTTCAAAGATTTTAGCTTTGCAGTAAGATAAAGCATATTAGCTCCACCTAGTGGTGAGaccctgaaacaaaacaaaaaaacaaaaaaaacaatcctaagggaaattaaaattaagatttatttatctgaaaaaaataaactttccatTGACGTGTGGTTTGTTGGGATAGGTCTATATTTGAGACACAACAATTTGCAAATCTGGAAtcagaggataaaaaaaaaaataataataataaaaataaatcgaaatactgagaaaatctcctttaaagttgtccaaataaagtccttagcaatgaatattactaataaaaattaaagtgtttttataacCAAATATCTTCAAGGAACATGATCTCTACTtaatatcataatgatttttagcataaaaggAGAATCTTTAATGTCGACCCATTCAATCTATAGCTACAATTAAAcccatgactggttttgtggtccaaaaaataaataaataaaaaacacacatggtGCAGATGTAAATACAAATCAGTCCCCCAATCTTCAGCTGTAAGACAGGTATTACGTTCAAGAAGAGGCAGTGACCGTACCGGGATCCAAGCAGGTGAACTTGCAGCACTCTTTAGGGTCCTTGCGGAAATGCTGGCAGCCCTGAGGACGCTCGCACAGGGCGGCCACACACATCTCCGGCTCGCCGTCGTGGCACGTGCAGCTCAGACACGGGTCATCACCTTTAGGCGTGAAATAATAGCCCTCATTCACCACGTTGTCTTTGATGTCCACGCACGTTTGTCCTGTTGAAGAAAGAGTTCAGACTGATATCAGCACATCAGTACTAGCACGCATTAAACTCCTGAGTGCAGAACTGGGCTCTTCTGTACTTCTCTTGCAGAGGAAGGGGAATTTTTTGTAGCAGTTTTCGGCGTGCCAGCTGTGCAAGCCCCGCTCGTTCATGCTCTTGATCTGAAAGCGCTGCAGCTGGGCGCAGAACACGTTGTCCTGGGTTGGGTTCGCCTCGCCGAAATTAGCCAGACCCTCAGGAGGCAAAAACACCTGCATGGACcctgagagaaacagacagatggatgaagGATCCGCTTCCAACGCCCACAgatgtgaaaaatataaaatgcattttctttatgcgttattatttctttataaggagaaaaaaattatattatttaccctcatttggaataatttggaactgaatttttatttttaactgaaactacaaaataaaaaaaaaaattaactataaaaaaataattttaattcatttgtgttaaactttttctttttttttttaaatgttgccttggaaaatttgttgaaaaaataaataaataacaaaaatatttttaaaataaatattatataaatattttaaagttaaataaaagctagatgtttaaaaaaaagaaaaaaaaaggaaaaagttttgtaaaaatctgaaatgtcaactaactgcaataaaataaaaatgtaagctgaatataaaaaaaaaaatattagtacataaaatttgtaaatttaaaataaaaggtgtAATCTCTTAAATTTTACTCTGTTCTGTTATGGTAAGACCTCCTAAGTGCTTATTCATTACACCGAAAAATAAACATGgaattttcttttccatttttgttaACTGTATTCCTTAAAGCGATTTGATTAATACCAACCTTTATAAGCCACTTCCCAACGGCCCTCGAGCGAATGATTCTGGTTGGTAATCACATACTGATATCCCACCCAGAACCTGCAACCACAAAAACAGCGATGAGAACTCAAAACCGTCCCAGTTCACCTCTTCCTCAGAaagcagatcacacacacacactcacttgcACTGGTCCTTTCGCTCGCACACTTTCTCGTCGAAGTCCACCTCGATCTTGAGGATGAACTGCAGCTCTTCATTGGTGCCGAAGGTGGCGAGGGAGCCGTTGACCTTCTGACAGGTCTCCACCGCCTGCCAGTAGTTCTCACTCCTCAGGTACACTTTATAACAGCTGGCCGTTTTTTCATAGTGGTGCCAGCCGCTCGGACACTTCCCTGcgtataaaaatagaaatatcattatcttttcagttaaaaatacttcaaaatatcataaatttaACCATAATGgccatataaatattatacagtacAAAAATCTACAACATATATTTAAGGTACAGTTTCTTaggctcaccaagcctgcattaaataatatgtatttatttaaattgtaaaaataaataaataaataaataaataaataaataatatatatatatatatatatatataaactaatattgtgaaaaaatatatttcaaaatatataaatattataatatatccttattatcatcatcaatgttgaaCACAGTTTTGCTGCCTAATGTTTCTGTGTAAAacataattgattttttttcccccaggattctttaacaaataaaaagttaataaaaatgttaaaataatttgaaacattatacACTTCTTTACTGCatttaatgcagccttgctgaataaaaagcaCAGGttcttgtttgtatttatgataTTGCACAATCACGTTCCAcattaatcagttttttttacactgtcaATTTTTCTAAGGTTTTATGTGATTGGCCTAGTATATATGCATTATGAGCACATGTTCACAGCATATGTTTTTCACAGATGGGGGGGAGTCTTACTGTTGAAGCGCACGGGCTGAGCGACTCCCATCACGTCCTCCACCGGCTCAAAACCGTTGCTGTAACGATAGCGCTCCTCCTTTATTGCTGCAAGAGAGCCAAACAAAGAATATTACAACACCGCCTGAACGCAACACACAAGGTGAGACACTGCAGGTGAACTAATAGTTATCACCTTACTTACCTAGTAGATTGATTACATCGATaactgcaaacatttttttgtattacaattacgttcaaatatgcaaatgaggcatTATCAGGCAGGGTTTTGCTTGAATTGTCTCCAAAACATACTAGGCTGAAGGGTAaatcaaatgtgaaaaagatCTACATTTGTCGGGATGGATAACGTTCAATAAAGGGAGGTCATGGGCTCTTTTCAACGAATCAGTCAATACAGCTGACAAAACCCATTCTGAACTCCAGTGTACAATCTGTGCCATGAGCCGAAAGCAGTTGAGCATCACAGGTTTAGTAAGTTTCAAAGAAACCATGACGCTAAAACCCTAATCCACAGCAAACGGAAGAGAAACAGAGTGACAGCAGGTCTGCTGACATGAAAAACAGAGTTTCTAAGAATCTTATTAAAGCTCTTCCTCATTTCCTGAGAGAGGGAGCACTAAATCCCCACAACCAGACAAGAATTACAGATCCGTGGAGAAGCGTGCCTACACCTCCGGAGAACATCGGCTCCATCGCAGCCATGTCAGAGAAGGGCAGCGCAATTACAAGCATGAAATGAGTATGTAACCCCCtgcagtgttttctgtttaataacGATTACAGCTTCAGTGAACAAGAGTTCAGAGGACACTAGTTccagataataaaaatatatatatatatatatatatacatggtgcaccaatatatatatttatattatatatatatttttttagacttctatacaaataaatacgcatttgctctaaaaacagctacaaaaaaacaaaaaagttccataacatgtaatgcaaaattaaaatacagtaaaaaacaaaaaacaagaactattaaaatacataaactaaaataaattttaaaagcaCAAGAAAACCCACATAAAAtccaatacatttattatttgtatatatttttgtcattactatttacatatatatttatcgaGCTAATAAAAGTTCAtaccaaatattaataaataacaatataaattcTTAGGTCttattttgtgtaataatgATATGTATATAGATGGAATgggtatgttttaaaatattaatataatattagcgtaaaaaataaaataaagtttttaaatattattacaacaaaaaagaaacaacagcattattaacaattcattatttttattttaataatttacttttaactattttaaaagatatGAATCAAAGCAAGTTTTTGCTTTACTTCTGAAGTTAACTACTAAGACACTATTAAAACATCTCGAAGAGTTCATAACTTCGTAATATGGCTTTAGTTTGGTTTAATCACACATCCGGCGTATGTTTAACACGACGCAGAAGAAATATGAAATGGCATCTTGCCAAaaagtattgtattttattttatttcctgctACTGAAAAGTTTACGAGAGTGCGAAGCACATCATAAATCAGAGGAAGCTATGCGAACACCAATCATctgataaacaaaataaacaaacacgtCGCTACCTCAAATAACCCAAAATGTCCCAGTCTATGGGTTTACATAGGCTACAACCGCTTCCTGATTATCTGGCAACGTCACCAATACAAAGCACTAATCTTCAGCGTTTATGGGTTATTTTGTCCTGCTTTCATGTGCTTGGGGTGTGACTCTGATCAGCTACGAGACACAGATCACATGCTCAGCAAATCCGCTCTGTAGCTAATTCCTGTTATCCCGTCCACGAATCAGACTCTAAGCACGGTCTCTCACTCCGGGGTTAAGACACAGAAACCACAGCACACAGGCAAAACAAACCAAAGA
Proteins encoded:
- the dgcr2 gene encoding integral membrane protein DGCR2/IDD, which produces MLPKADSGGFVLLLFILTITDPSRPGPRLALARLLSDLRCSPGQFACRSGKMQCIPLSWQCDGWTACEDKSDEMDCPTIKEERYRYSNGFEPVEDVMGVAQPVRFNRKCPSGWHHYEKTASCYKVYLRSENYWQAVETCQKVNGSLATFGTNEELQFILKIEVDFDEKVCERKDQCKFWVGYQYVITNQNHSLEGRWEVAYKGSMQVFLPPEGLANFGEANPTQDNVFCAQLQRFQIKSMNERGLHSWHAENCYKKFPFLCKRRQTCVDIKDNVVNEGYYFTPKGDDPCLSCTCHDGEPEMCVAALCERPQGCQHFRKDPKECCKFTCLDPDGSSLFDSMASGMRLIVSCISSFLILSLLLFMVHRLRQRRRERIETLIGGNLHHFNLGRRVPGFDYGPDAFGTGLTPLHLSDDGEGGAFHFQEPPPPYAAYKYPDIHHPDDPPPSYEASINPDSILYMDLRRTGVPLASGHMSGPADSLQRDFPEPPLPAPAPPPPLEEREDSIDSSTLLVSPDTPSESESSITQSSTADCSGPSLSTVV